The window TAATTATTAGTCCTTAACCCCTATATATAGCCCGTTATTAGGAATTATAGAATTTTGTCTGAAATTAATGTATTTTAAGGTCCTGAAACCCTCCTTCTCTACTACTTTTTTTATCTCACCGGGACAATACAATCTGTAGAATCTATAGACCTCTTTTCCATTAATAACTGATCTTATAACGACTTTTCTTCTAAAAAGAAACCTCGGTTGAACAAGCCACACAGTGAGAAGTATGTTACCGTGTTTCTTTAGGACACGATAAGCCTCTTTTAAGGAATTATCGGGAGTTTCTAAATGATGTATCGATGCTATAAATACTGCTCCATCTAGGCAACCGTCTCTTAGGGGTAAATACTCCATATCAGCCTCCAAAAGATGTTCACACCCCTTTTTTCTAGCTTCATAAAGTTGTTTACGGGAGAAATCTATACAGAGTCTTACCTTTGCCTTCAAAATCATACAGTTTTGCCCTGAACCACAACCTATATCAGCTATCACTCTTCCCTCAATTACTTGTACAAACTTCAGCGGTCTTCTCCTATGTACAATGTAGTTATAAGCCTCTCTGGTAAGTTCTTTCTCGTCCACTGTTAAACTTTTGAGTTATGATTATAAATTAGTTATTTGTGAAGGTAACAGTTGAGCTGGTTAGAGAAAATAAGATCATTGAGGTTGAATTGCCAGAAAGGGCAAGGGTAAGAGATTTGTTGAAAAAAATAGGTTACAGAGTCCAGGGTAGTGTTGTGGTTAAGAACTCATTACCGATAATTGAAGATGAAGAGCTGAAAGATGGTGACAAGCTGAGAGTATTCTTAGCGGCTTCTGGTGGATAAATTGGAGTACAAGGAGATAAATGAAATTATAAGACATAAGGACGAAATTCTATCAGATCTGAAAAGTAAGGATAGAGAGAAGAGAAAGACAGCTTGGGACAAAATAAAGTCCCTTGTAGATACAGGAAATGTCGAGGTTCTTGAAGGCGAAAAGAATTACCTTAGGTCTCTATTGTGGAATAGAATTCAGGGAGTCAGGGAAGACGCGTGGTCTCACCTAGATATTTACAAGGAACTATCAGTTGAAGGTATTGAGAGAGGGCTAAGAGCAAACTCAGACAGAATAAAGTGGACTGCTTGGTCACATATTTTCGAATTAATGGATATGGGAATTGTAACCAGGAAAAAAGTGATTGAGGATAAGTACTCGTTTTGGAGATTATTGAGGAGTAGATGGTCGACCATTAGAAAGAAAGCATGGAGATTATTTGTTGACTTGGTTAAAGCTAAAATTTTTGACAGAAGAGACGTTGGTAGATATGTAGAGTTTTTAAGACATAATAAACCAAGTGTAAGGATATATGCTTGGGAAATAGCATTACAGTTGTTAAACCTGGGTTTTATTGATGCGAACACGCTTAAATCTAATCAGATGTATCTTGAAGATTTAACAAAAATAGAAAGTAGGATTAAAAAAAGAGCCTTAAGAATTTTATTAAGGTTGAAAAGTTGAAGGTTGCCATAGTCGGTGGGGGTATAGTAGGCTCGTTCATAGCCTATTACTTAAGTAGAGAGGGAGTAGATGTTACAATTTATGAAAAATCGAGCCTCGGTAGTGGGTCAGTGCACGCTGCGGGATTAATTGAGCCTTACAGATTTGATAAGATTAACACAACAGGAATGATAAAAAAGATGTTATCTTATGTGGGTAAGAAAGTTACTATTGTAAAACAGTTAAACCCAGAGTGGATTAAATCACTTTTATCCATTTTAAATAAAGAACCACCACAGGATGCATGGGACATAATTAGGAGTATGGCTACATTTTCTCTTAAGGAGTATAAGAGAATGGCAGAGGAGGTAAATGACTTTGATTATGAAGAGAATGGTTTATTGGAAATTTATCAAGATAGATTAGATCTAGAGCATGGCGTAGAAGAGGAAAAACGTAATCCGTTTAATCCGAAATTTGAGGTTATAGACGTCAAAGGATTTTCTGGTGCTATATATTTTCCTGAGTTATCCAAATTGAACACCTATAAGTTTATGGAGAGGATGAAGAGGGAACTTAAAGGAGTTAAAATTGAAATAAGAGAGATAGTTAACCTAGACGAAATTTCAAAGGATTATGACACTGTAGTACTTTCTGCTGGTGTGTGGTTAAGTAAACTGGGTATGCCTATAACATCTTTCAAAGGTTATGGTTATAGGGTTTCAGGGGAAATGTTAGTGAAATATCCTAGTGTTATATCAGAGCTCGGTGTAGCGGTGGTTAAGAATTCAGATCACATAAAGATTACTGGAGGGTTCGATGCAGACTTTAGTGCTGATATAGAGAGAGCTAAAATGTTCTTGGATGCTGGGAATTGTTTAGCTAAAATTGATAAAGTCTATGACCTATCTATGGGCTACAGACCATGTTCCCCAGATGGCTTTCCCATTATAGGTAGAATCGGAAAGTTTGTTATTTCCACTGGTGCCTGCAGGTTAGGTTGGAGTTTTGGTCCATCCATGGGCAAATTTACCGCTGATCTCGTTCTTGATAGGGTAAAATCTTATGGCTATTTGTCACGTCTTTTAAATGGAAGAAATTTAAGTGTGCCAAAATTATAGTATATTATGACAACCATTAAGGCTAATACCCTAAAGAAATTAATGGATGCTAAGAAACTTTTATCTGATGGGATTGTAGAAGAAGGTGATAAAATCATAAAGGAGCTAGCAAAAACCTCTCCTAGAGATGAATATAATTGGTTTATATGCAATATAGTTGACACAATTAGTTGCGATACTCTGTTTGTAGTTTTGGAGGACATAGGGTCAAATTTTGATCTTTCCAAATGCCAAAATCTCAGAACTATCATAAATTGTGGTATTAAGTTAAACATAAATAGCAAATACTTTGATATGGCACTAGACTATTTAACTGCTCAAGGTAAGAAAGAGCAACTGGAAGATATCTCTAAAGACCTATTCAAATTGAATGAGCAACCTAAACCTGAGATTGTCATTAAGATAGTAAATGCTTTGAAGAAAATAGGTAGTACAAGGGAGGCTAATGATCTGATGAATGAGGCATGTAAAAGGGGTATCAAAGACGCCTGTGCAAGTGTGTTAGTGGGAACCACAAAGTGGACATGAATTTTTATTTCTTTACTACAACAGCGTCAGTTAAACCCCTCCACATTAACTTATAACCTAAGTAATCTATTACGTCAACAATGTAATCCCCATATTCCTTTTTTAGGTCTGATAATTTCCTTCCCTCTAGTTGATAGCTCTTTATCTTGTTTATTAAATCCTCTTTTACGTAGTAATTTTTTAAGAGGATATAACCTGGGAAGTTTTTCAAATTCTTCCTCAAATGCTCTAGCGGAAGGGAGAGTTTATTGGCTATCTCACTTACACTTACTACGTCACCCTCAATGGTATAATCTATGTTATTCGGCAAGTTTTGTAGAAATTGTTTATCATAATCTCTTAACCATTTGTACACTTTAATTACATCTATTTTTTTCCTATATAGAATAATATTGGGTAGATTAATTTTACCATCAATTGAGAGCTCCTCATTTACCAGTAAAAGTAAAGGATTCTCAACTTCACTGACTTTCTCTAGTTTATTTTGAAGATACTTCTTAGTCCAAAATCCTACTATCTCTATGTAGACCTTTAACTTTCCCTTCTCGACCACGAAATCAGGTAAGAAAATCTTATCCTTTACTACCAGTGGTTCAGGTTCTCTAGTTATTTTCCAGTCCTTAAGTATACTAGTGAAGTCGTTGTAAAATTTTTCTTCAACACTACTATCGAATTTCTTCTCATCTATTTTAATCTCGCGGAGATTCTTCAGATTACTGGCTTCTAGCTTATATATCCTCTTCTTTAATTTACCTAACACTATTTCAGCTCTTATACTCCAATCTGATGAAGAGACCACATATGGTAATAGAACAGCAAAGTTCCTGCCGTACTTTTCATTCATTTTAACTAAAGTTGCAGGTCCAATAAATTCCAGCTCCAATGGTTTCTTGTATGCGTAATACATTAGACCTAGGAGTTTTGCTCTCCATATGATTTCCTTCCAATTTGAAGATACTCTAATTGATAATCTGTATCCCTTGAATAGAAGAGTTTGTAATAGGGAGAGGTTGTACCATTTTATTAGCTCATCTGCTGAGATATTTGGTTTCTCTATTATCCTTTTCTCCTCATCGAGGTCTGAAAACATGTATCTAATTGGTTCTACATTATACTTTTTCTTAATCTCCTCAATTACGTTTTCCCTTGCCTTTTCATCAAAGACTGGTCCTCTACTGAATAATTCTCTCCTCAATATTGAAGGGTCAACCGGCGAGTCTTCCTCTAGACTTGTAACCCTAGTTATGAGCCTTACAAGTCCCCTTACTAGCTTATAATCGTATATTTTTTCCAGGTATTTAGCCTGTTCAATTACATTTCCTAACCTTTCTCCTTTTTGGAATAAATCTAATACCTCTTGTGCTATTTCAGAGTTATCAATGAATAAAGGAATAATTCTGCTTCCTTGAATTTTAAATCTCGCTAATTCCCACGGTAACACATTTATTCTTTGATACAATATTAATAAATTGTCTTGGTTTATCTGAGGTATTACAAAGGTCTACTAATATCCGATGCTTATGCCCCAGGCTTAAAATGGGATGAGAAGTTACAAGGCTATATAAATTTCGCTTATAAATATAGAGATGTAAAGGAATATTTTCTAACTGAGGGTGTAGAAGTTGTTGAAAACGTACTTGATCCGTTGCCATTTCCATTGATAAGGGAGAAGTCGTTAGAGCTCAGAGACTATCAGATGGAAGCAGTCAAGTCTTGGCTTAAGAACGGAAAAAGGGGAATAGTGATCTTTCCAACAGGTGCAGGTAAAACTATGGTAGGGGTAAAAGCTATTGCGCTTTTGAAGGTGTCTACCCTGGTTGTAGTTCCAACAATAGACTTAATGAACCAATGGGTTAGCGTTATAGAGAAGTATCTAGATACTGAGGTAGGATCAATAGGCGGAGGAAAAGATGACTTAAAGGGGATTACTGTAATAACCTATGATTCAGCATACACCAGGGCAGAGGAACTCGGTAATAAGTTTCTTCTAATAATCTTTGATGAAGTTCATCACTTACCTTCAGAAGGGTATTCATTAATGGCTAGGATGTTTGCTTCACAATACAGGATGGGTTTGACTGCAACTCCAGAAAGGGGGGATGGTAAGGAAGTCTTGTACCCAGAATTAGTAGGACCAATAGTTTACAAGAAGTCCTTAAAGGAGCTTTCAGGTAAGTATATAGCGGATTTTGAGATCATAAAAGAATATGTAGAGATGACCAGTGAGGAGAAAGAGAGGTACAAGGAGTTAAGAGGAAAATTAAAAGAATTTCTGAGTAGCAGAGGGATGAGGTTGAACAGTTTAAACGACTTTTATAAATTAATCAAGTTAGCAAGTAAGGATAAGAAGGCTAGAGAGGCTTTATTGGCTTGGCATGAGTCCTTAAGATTAGCTGTGAATAGTAGGGCTAAAATAGAGAGATTGAGAGGACTCCTAAGGGAATTCCACGATAGGAAAATTATAGTTTTTACACGAGATACGGAATTAGCTTATGATATTAGCAAGGAATTTCTCATTCCTGTAGTGACATATAAGACTTCCAAGGATGAAAGGTCTGAAATATTAAGTAAATTTAGGGAGGGCAATTATAGGGTGATCGTGGCATCCACTGTCTTTGATGAGGGGGTTGACATTCCAGATGCTGAAATTGCGATAATTATGGGCGGATATGGTACAAAAAGGCAGTTTATCCAGAGGCTCGGTAGGATATTAAGAGGTAGAGATAAGAAGGCGTTACTGATAGAGATAGTTACCAAAGGTACTGCGGACTATAGGTTAAGTAAAAGGAGAGAGTATAAATACTAATAACCTGTAATACTTTTCTTTGATGGACGTAAATAGTAGAGAAATTCTCTTTTAAGCAGTGTATCAAAAATTTGTAATAAAAAATATAAATATCATAGGATGAATAATATAATGATGGATTCAATAGATAAGAAGATATTGATTTACTTATTTAGAGACGGTAGGATTTCGCAACGAAAGATTGCTGAAGAAGTGAAATTATCCGCCACCTCTCTTAATTATAGATTCAATAAGTTAATGGAAGATGGAGTAATAAAAAGCTTTAAAGTCCAGATAAATCCGAATCTTTACGGAAAATATTACGGTTTTGTATCTTTCAAGAATTACAAAGACTTAGATTTTCAGTTTATCGATCTTAAAGTAAATTGCCTTGAAGATCTTAATGTCTATAGGTTGATAGGAGATTCAACAGAGGATATTGAGGATAAGATATCTGTAATGAGCAAAGACCTGGGAGAGCCCCAAATGTCTTACATTCCTCCACAGAACCCAATTATTCCTTCAGGTATAGACATAAAGATTATCAAATCTGTCATAAAGAATCCTAGAATTGAAATAAGTGAAATAGCAAAAGACCTTAACCTACCTAGTAAGTCAGTCAATAGGAGAATAAACGTATTGACCAATAAAAATATGATAAGAATATATCCAATAGTTGACCTATCAAAGGCAGACCTAATAATGTTTGCCATATTTTCTAGTCACATAGATAGCCTAGATTTTCTAAAAACATGTAGCTTTACTTCTTTCAAAGATAATGGGAGGGGAATAGTGGTCTGTATTACTGAAAACATAAGGATAGCTGAGAATTACTTCAAGAACGTGAGAGATATAGATAGAGAAGCGGAAATAATGGTTACAACCAGCTATGACATCAGGAATGAAGGTGCTCTGAGGGAATTAGAGAGGATTGAGTTTCAAACTTACTCTAAAGCCTTTTGATAATCAAGTATGCTACATAAGCAATTGTAGGGATAAAAGATATCCAAAATGCAATTGTAGGTTCTGACACAATTAGTAGTGATGCAGTTGTGTTACCTTGATGTATTGTAAACGTTTCTTGACCGAAAATTATGAAAGGATAATTAGCGTAGTTGGGTAGTGCAAACTTTAAGACTAAATATGTGAGTATTGGATCAATTATGTAAAGTACGGGTAGCCATGCCATAGTTGTGTATTTATACTCCTGCTTCTTTCTAAAAATGTATATTAGGGCATACACTATGTTAACTATGACGTAAATTCTAAATGCAGTAAGTAAAATATTTACTATATTTACAATTATTACGTAAGAACCTAAGAACTCAACTCTTAAAAGGAATGGTGAATCATAGATGTTTGCAATTCCCCCAGCACTATAATACCACCAAGACGTGGGAATAAGGGCAATTATCAATGAAGAGATGTAGAACACAATTAGAGTCTTAAATCCCTTGAACATCATATTTTCACCGTGGAAGTGAAGGTAGTGTTTGCTAGTCTCATATAAATAGTGACGTTTTCATTTTGATTTTCAACGTTATTTAAGAACCCTTCAGAATTTGTTATGTATATACTGAATGTCCCATTAGTATTGGGCATTATTGTAACCTCATGTTCAAATTTTATATATTGTCCTGTAACATTCTGTATTATCATTGTTAAATTGAAGGGGTTATGAACTGTTAGATCCAGTTGATTATCGCTGACAATTTTTATGCTATAACTCAGTGAAGATGAACTTAACATATTTCGATATTCTTCAATTTGAGCTATACCATTATTTACAGATCCTTGTATCTGAAAAAACATTGCAATAATGAAAATGATAGCTGCAATTAGTCCTGCTATTTTTCCATAATTCATTAAAATACTAAAAAGAAATTTAGAAATAAAAATCTTATTAGCTTTTTAAGTATTTATGTCTCAAATATTGTATCAACCCTTCTGGGTTATATTCTTCTCCAAAGGACTTTCTTAGTAAATCTTTAGGTGAGTAAGTGGCACCATATTTATAGATTTTATCTGTCATAATAGCTTTCATTTCCCCAATTTTTCCTTCTCTAAGTAGATTATATAGGTTGGCAGTTTTTGAGTACACAATTCCTGAGACTACATTTCCTAGTGTGTAAGCTGGGAAATAGCCAAATCCACTGGTCCAATGAATGTCCTGTAGTACTCCTTCAGCGTCATTCTTTGGTTTTATTCCGAGATACTTTTCCATCAACTCATTCCATAATGATGGTATTTCATCCACTTTTATTTCCCCACCGATCAACATCTTTTCGATCTCATACCTGACTGCAATATGGAAATTATATGTAACCTCATCAGCGTCAACCCTAATGAAGCTTGGTCTGACTATGTTAAAGTATCTGTATATGTCGTCCTCCTCATATTTAGATATAAAATCAAGGTTCTGCTTAAGTTTTGGATAAATTAGGCTTACGAAATCTCTGCTCCTTCCTATTATGTTTTCCCAAAACCTGGACTGAGCCTCATGAATACCCATTGATACTCCGCCTCCTATAGGTGTCCCCTCAAGTTCTCTGTCTATACCTAGTTCATAGATTGCATGTCCACATTCATGAACTACTGAGAATAAAGTGGATCTAAAATCCTTACCCTCATATCTAGTAGTTATTCTAACGTCATCAGCAGATATTCTAACTGTAAATGGGTGAGCTGAAATATCTAATCTAAACTTTCTTCCGGGCATTTCTAGTATTTTTATTACCTCTTCATTAACGACTTTCATCCTACCTATATCGTATGAGACTTCTTCAAGTTCATGTGATTTAGGGAAGTAACCTTTTTCGCTTACTTTCTTCATAATATCGCTTAACTCAGGCAGTAGCCTGGAGAAGATTCTGTCCCCGTCCCTTATTGAAAATCCCTCTTCGTTTAAATCCAATAGCGCATTGTAAGGGTGGTCTTCATACCCCCAATATTCAGCTATCTTAATTTGTAGATCTTTTATTTTCTCGAGGTAAGGTTTAAACATTGAATAGTCGGACTTAGCTTTAGCCTGTCTCCACACTACTGTAGCTTCACTTCTAACTCTTTCAATTTGCTGAATTATTTCTAAGGGTATCTTTGAATAATACTTATAATCTCTTCCAAGAACTCTTAATATTCCTCTTTCCTCGTCGTTAAGCCCCTCTTTTCCTTCATATCTCTCTATTATTTTACCTAATTTTTGGTATATTTCCCTTTTAATCTCACTAAAAGTTGATATGACTTCGCCTCTAATCATGGCATCGTCTTCTGGCATATAAGTCTCAATATCCCATCCCATCAGGGACTCAGCATATTGTATAGACCATAATTTCTTATACTCTGCCAAAAGCTCCTTTAGGTTTTCGAATCGTTTCATACAAAAGCACCTTCTCTATATAAATTGAAGTTTCGCTTATTATATACTCCTTATAAATGACAAATTTTTTAACGAAATCGATATATCTCATTATATGTTTCCTGGCTTAGCTAAGTTTATCGTAAACAAATGGTATGTTATCTTAGCTTTATGGATAGTTGTCATACTTATCTCTGCTCCATTCTCTTCACTCTTTTTCAAGTCAGTATCATATCAAGTATCTATATCAGTACCTGGTAGCACAGCTGAAAAGGCTGAAAATGTAATTTCCCAGGATTTTAACATATCCGGTGCAGCAGGATCTAACGGAGTGCTAATAGTTGAGGGCAACTATTCTCAATACTCTGGATTTTTTGCAAATTTGACCAGCTATAAGAATATTTCAGTGATTTCTTTCTACACTATAGAAAAAGATCTACTGAACACAACTTTCTCCCAGCTAAGCCCTAAAGTAAACAATTTAACTAAAATTTTGCAAAACATCTCCTCTTCAGAGACGTCTTTAGAGAACAAACTGCAGTCACAGAGGCAGAATATAACAGGTGATATAAATAAATTAATGCTTCTTAGAAACGCTACAATAAAAATAGAGAACTCTTTCATTAACATTTTATACACTTTAAACTCAACTAG is drawn from Sulfolobus acidocaldarius SUSAZ and contains these coding sequences:
- a CDS encoding methyltransferase type 11, which translates into the protein MDEKELTREAYNYIVHRRRPLKFVQVIEGRVIADIGCGSGQNCMILKAKVRLCIDFSRKQLYEARKKGCEHLLEADMEYLPLRDGCLDGAVFIASIHHLETPDNSLKEAYRVLKKHGNILLTVWLVQPRFLFRRKVVIRSVINGKEVYRFYRLYCPGEIKKVVEKEGFRTLKYINFRQNSIIPNNGLYIGVKD
- a CDS encoding sulfur transfer protein ThiS — its product is MKVTVELVRENKIIEVELPERARVRDLLKKIGYRVQGSVVVKNSLPIIEDEELKDGDKLRVFLAASGG
- a CDS encoding FAD-dependent oxidoreductase, translating into MKVAIVGGGIVGSFIAYYLSREGVDVTIYEKSSLGSGSVHAAGLIEPYRFDKINTTGMIKKMLSYVGKKVTIVKQLNPEWIKSLLSILNKEPPQDAWDIIRSMATFSLKEYKRMAEEVNDFDYEENGLLEIYQDRLDLEHGVEEEKRNPFNPKFEVIDVKGFSGAIYFPELSKLNTYKFMERMKRELKGVKIEIREIVNLDEISKDYDTVVLSAGVWLSKLGMPITSFKGYGYRVSGEMLVKYPSVISELGVAVVKNSDHIKITGGFDADFSADIERAKMFLDAGNCLAKIDKVYDLSMGYRPCSPDGFPIIGRIGKFVISTGACRLGWSFGPSMGKFTADLVLDRVKSYGYLSRLLNGRNLSVPKL
- a CDS encoding helicase — protein: MVYLRYYKGLLISDAYAPGLKWDEKLQGYINFAYKYRDVKEYFLTEGVEVVENVLDPLPFPLIREKSLELRDYQMEAVKSWLKNGKRGIVIFPTGAGKTMVGVKAIALLKVSTLVVVPTIDLMNQWVSVIEKYLDTEVGSIGGGKDDLKGITVITYDSAYTRAEELGNKFLLIIFDEVHHLPSEGYSLMARMFASQYRMGLTATPERGDGKEVLYPELVGPIVYKKSLKELSGKYIADFEIIKEYVEMTSEEKERYKELRGKLKEFLSSRGMRLNSLNDFYKLIKLASKDKKAREALLAWHESLRLAVNSRAKIERLRGLLREFHDRKIIVFTRDTELAYDISKEFLIPVVTYKTSKDERSEILSKFREGNYRVIVASTVFDEGVDIPDAEIAIIMGGYGTKRQFIQRLGRILRGRDKKALLIEIVTKGTADYRLSKRREYKY
- a CDS encoding AsnC family transcriptional regulator — translated: MDSIDKKILIYLFRDGRISQRKIAEEVKLSATSLNYRFNKLMEDGVIKSFKVQINPNLYGKYYGFVSFKNYKDLDFQFIDLKVNCLEDLNVYRLIGDSTEDIEDKISVMSKDLGEPQMSYIPPQNPIIPSGIDIKIIKSVIKNPRIEISEIAKDLNLPSKSVNRRINVLTNKNMIRIYPIVDLSKADLIMFAIFSSHIDSLDFLKTCSFTSFKDNGRGIVVCITENIRIAENYFKNVRDIDREAEIMVTTSYDIRNEGALRELERIEFQTYSKAF
- a CDS encoding peptidase M32; the protein is MKRFENLKELLAEYKKLWSIQYAESLMGWDIETYMPEDDAMIRGEVISTFSEIKREIYQKLGKIIERYEGKEGLNDEERGILRVLGRDYKYYSKIPLEIIQQIERVRSEATVVWRQAKAKSDYSMFKPYLEKIKDLQIKIAEYWGYEDHPYNALLDLNEEGFSIRDGDRIFSRLLPELSDIMKKVSEKGYFPKSHELEEVSYDIGRMKVVNEEVIKILEMPGRKFRLDISAHPFTVRISADDVRITTRYEGKDFRSTLFSVVHECGHAIYELGIDRELEGTPIGGGVSMGIHEAQSRFWENIIGRSRDFVSLIYPKLKQNLDFISKYEEDDIYRYFNIVRPSFIRVDADEVTYNFHIAVRYEIEKMLIGGEIKVDEIPSLWNELMEKYLGIKPKNDAEGVLQDIHWTSGFGYFPAYTLGNVVSGIVYSKTANLYNLLREGKIGEMKAIMTDKIYKYGATYSPKDLLRKSFGEEYNPEGLIQYLRHKYLKS